One Saccharomyces kudriavzevii IFO 1802 strain IFO1802 genome assembly, chromosome: 4 genomic region harbors:
- the MGT1 gene encoding methylated-DNA--protein-cysteine methyltransferase (similar to Saccharomyces cerevisiae MGT1 (YDL200C); ancestral locus Anc_8.447) gives MKEQLNYTYIETDVTGALLVFRKQTQNLVFASLGNDKHFLLENVKAFLKKNGKQDTKYDLQELKDREEYKQSIENYRICLENKMPLPSHTIPFEFLFGTEFQHKVWSELLKVEHGNVVTYGDIAKRIGKPTAARSVGRACGSNNLALVVPCHRIIGSNKKLTGYKWSCKLKEQLLNNERKNKLELKKF, from the coding sequence ATGAAGGAGCAACTTAACTATACTTATATTGAGACTGACGTGACTGGTGCTCTTCTAGTGTTCAGGAAGCAAACGCAAAACCTTGTTTTTGCTTCGTTAGGTAATGATAAGCATTTCCTTTTAGAGAACGTGAAGGCTTTCTTAAAGAAGAACGGAAAGCAGGATACGAAATACGACTTGCAGGAGCTAAAAGACAGGGAAGAATATAAACAATCAATTGAAAACTACAGGATATGTctagaaaataaaatgccGTTACCATCACATACTATTCCGTTTGAGTTCTTATTTGGAACGGAATTTCAACATAAAGTTTGGAGCGAACTTTTAAAAGTGGAACATGGCAACGTTGTTACGTATGGTGATATCGCGAAAAGAATAGGGAAACCAACCGCTGCAAGATCAGTCGGAAGAGCATGCGGATCAAACAACTTAGCACTGGTAGTGCCTTGCCATAGAATCATTGGTAGCAATAAAAAGCTGACGGGATATAAATGGAGTTGTAAATTGAAAGAACAGCTGTTGAATaatgaaaggaaaaataaactagaGCTCAAGAAGTTCTAA
- the SKDI04G0470 gene encoding uncharacterized protein (similar to Saccharomyces cerevisiae YDL199C; ancestral locus Anc_8.446) codes for MKPPSSMSRLNKPLAQEATSSAHIDRAHQLAQDFNSKQDDTALTSLPHKNPDIFRFENNITAHSSRRGSLYRDSDATVILPLSEHTPRMSMDDPYRQLLQQAEISQLRSKKRRTSSRTLRASFISFVVLVSSLSGLDQGLISGNVMTLSFQKYFHYPLTSSLGNIVSVVNLGAFMASLFVYSGVLETYSRKKLLQIGTMIYSLGALIQVSALNQWCLLLGRFILGVGVGISFAMVIIYQFEFPLPYIRRRTFILIQCVSSVVAYSFGIWINCSFRYLSFAWRYPLSTHVFLGITLNLMSFYLILESPSWFLKQKKDVEALASLLNIFDDGNFEENQIQLKFRTLKRNMLLKSHLQKNSYPYAYIFKDFSSIIKLLIGFQLFTRLNGVDAFLYYSPLILQQMGRGELKSIYLTGLNALIYTVVTFAFFPMVLRRRKERMNLLLGSAVMCVLLFIISFTDWFPKGTTRYISTLFAIFLFTHFITWDSIGWFMTIELLPHLSQAPVILLISNFYWFFKWFASLITPILIDRLSWKFYLIPSLSSFLSIIFTLKIFPIETDEQRLDSDEDSAGNDSVNHSDVFGDTDSEFSSSPSFSAYQINTLGSSTKQNNQAYSSIENNQILPKDGGVSSQTHDPPQNVYFITSDSGPSRTGEFFSFHNRSDPNINDGTVIDKPGTSKGQNSPRNMVGA; via the coding sequence ATGAAACCTCCATCAAGCATGTCACGTTTAAATAAACCGCTTGCGCAAGAAGCTACTAGCTCGGCGCATATCGATAGAGCACATCAGCTAGCACAGGACTTCAACAGTAAACAGGATGATACAGCACTAACTTCACTGCCCCACAAGAACCCTGACATATTCAGGTTTGAGAATAATATTACTGCACATAGCTCACGTCGCGGTTCTCTGTATAGGGACAGCGATGCTACTGTAATTCTGCCCCTCTCAGAGCATACCCCTAGAATGTCGATGGATGATCCATACCGCCAATTATTGCAACAGGCGGAAATCTCACAGCTACgaagcaagaaaagaagaacttcGAGTCGAACTCTGCGAGCTTCGTTTATATCTTTTGTGGTCTTGGTTTCATCTCTTTCGGGGCTAGACCAGGGTCTCATATCCGGTAACGTCATGACATTATCATTCCAAAAGTATTTTCACTACCCATTGACTTCTTCGTTAGGTAATATTGTTAGCGTTGTTAACCTAGGCGCCTTCATGGCGTCTCTGTTTGTTTATTCTGGCGTCCTGGAGACTTATAGcaggaaaaaattactGCAGATCGGTACAATGATTTACTCTCTGGGTGCCCTCATTCAGGTTTCTGCTTTAAATCAGTGGTGTTTACTGCTGGGTAGATTCATACTTGGAGTCGGTGTGGGGATTTCCTTTGCCATGGTAATAATCTATCAATTCGAGTTTCCCCTCCCATATATAAGAAGGCGGACATTCATTTTGATCCAGTGCGTTTCTAGTGTCGTTGCGTATTCCTTTGGAATTTGGATCAATTGTTCTTTTAGATATCTGAGCTTTGCATGGAGATACCCTTTATCAACCCATGTTTTCCTGGGAATTACGCTAAACCTAATGTCGTTTTACCTGATTTTAGAATCTCCCTCCTGGTtcctgaaacaaaaaaaggatgTGGAAGCGCTGGCTTCTCTATTAAATATATTCGACGATGGTAACTTTGAAGAGAATCAAATTCAGTTGAAGTTTAGAACTCTCAAAAGAAACATGCTTTTGAAATCACACCTCCAAAAAAACAGCTACCCATATGCatatattttcaaagacttttcttcaataataaaACTGCTAATAGGTTTCCAATTGTTCACAAGATTGAACGGTGTTGATGCCTTCCTATACTACTCGCCGCTAATCCTGCAGCAAATGGGAAGAGGTGAACTGAAGTCTATCTACTTAACGGGACTCAATGCTTTAATATATACTGTCGTAACATTTGCGTTTTTCCCCATGGTACTACGAAGACGTAAGGAGAGAATGAATCTACTATTAGGTTCAGCTGTTATGTGTGTATTGCTATTCATCATATCTTTTACGGACTGGTTTCCCAAGGGCACAACAAGatatatatcaacattATTCGcgatatttctttttacaCACTTTATTACTTGGGATTCTATTGGGTGGTTCATGACCATTGAGCTTTTACCGCACTTATCACAGGCTCCAGTTATATTGTTAATCTCAAACTTTTATTGGTTTTTCAAGTGGTTCGCCAGTTTAATAACACCTATACTTATCGACCGTCTTTCTTGGAAGTTCTACCTTATTCCGTCTTTATCATCATTCCTATCCATAATATTCACGTTAAAAATTTTCCCTATAGAGACTGATGAACAGAGACTAGATTCTGATGAGGATTCTGCTGGAAACGACAGTGTCAACCATAGTGATGTTTTTGGCGATACTGACTCTGAATTCTCATCTTCACCATCTTTTTCTGCATACCAGATAAATACTCTGGGTAGCAGCACTaaacaaaacaatcaaGCATATTCCTCGATCGAAAACAATCAAATTTTACCCAAGGATGGCGGCGTATCGAGTCAAACACATGATCCTCCACAGAATGTTTATTTCATCACATCCGATTCAGGGCCTTCAAGGACGggtgaatttttcagtttccaTAATAGATCCGATCCAAATATCAATGACGGTACTGTCATTGATAAACCGGGCACAAGCAAGGGACAAAATTCACCCAGAAACATGGTGGGTGCCTAG
- the GGC1 gene encoding Ggc1p (similar to Saccharomyces cerevisiae GGC1 (YDL198C); ancestral locus Anc_8.445) — protein sequence MPHTDKKQSGLARLLGSASAGIMEIAVFHPVDTISKRLMSNHTKVSSGHELNRVIFRDHFSEPLGKRLFTLFPGLGYAASYKVLQRVYKYGGQPFANEFLNRHYKKDFDSIFGEKTGKAMRSATAGSLIGIGEIVLLPLDVLKIKRQTNPESFKGRGFIKILRDEGLFNLYRGWGWTAARNAPGSFALFGGNAFAKEYILGLKDYSQASWSQNFISSIVGACSSLIVSAPLDVIKTRIQNKSFDNPESGLKIIKNTLKNEGITAFFKGLTPKLLTTGPKLVFSFALAQSLIPKFDNLLSK from the coding sequence atGCCTCATACCGATAAGAAACAATCAGGACTGGCCCGTCTTTTGGGGTCTGCCTCTGCAGGCATAATGGAAATTGCTGTTTTCCATCCCGTGGACACCATTTCCAAGAGACTGATGTCCAACCACACCAAAGTTTCCTCCGGCCACGAACTGAACCGTGTCATTTTCCGTGACCACTTCAGCGAACCCTTGGGCAAACGTTTGTTCACCTTGTTTCCAGGCCTTGGTTACGCTGCATCGTACAAAGTTTTGCAAAGAGTGTACAAATATGGTGGTCAGCCCTTTGCTAACGAGTTTTTGAATAGACACTACAAAAAGGATTTTGATAGTATATTTGGTGAGAAAACTGGTAAGGCAATGAGGTCTGCCACTGCTGGTTCTTTGATTGGTATCGGTGAGATCGTTCTTTTACCGCTGGACGTGTTAAAGATCAAGAGACAGACTAATCCGGAATCTTTCAAAGGTAGAGGTTTCATCAAGATTTTAAGAGACGAAGGTTTATTCAACTTGTATAGGGGTTGGGGTTGGACAGCTGCTAGAAATGCCCCCGGTTCATTTGCCCTTTTCGGTGGTAATGCATTTGCCAAGGAGTATATTTTGGGTTTGAAGGATTACTCCCAGGCATCGTGGTCTCAGAACTTCATTTCCTCCATCGTCGGTGCTTGCTCTTCTTTAATCGTTTCTGCCCCGTTGGATGTCATCAAGACAAGAATTCAGAACAAAAGCTTCGATAACCCTGAAAGTGGACtcaaaattatcaagaaCACTCTGAAAAACGAAGGTATCACTGCGTTTTTCAAGGGTCTAACTCCTAAATTACTGACAACGGGTCCAAAATTGGTCTTCTCATTCGCGCTGGCTCAATCCTTAATCCCCAAGTTCGATAACCTGTTGAGCAAATGA